The Cytobacillus sp. NJ13 sequence ACAGATTCAGGTGTATGTTTGGATCCGGCAGGCTCATAAACGACATCACCGGCTTTGGAAACCCAATTATTCTCCATGTACCTCCAAGAACCCTTAACTGTGTATACTATAACCGTTCCGGGATGAAAATGGGTAGGAAGCTGTGTACCCGCCGGAACCTTTAACAAGGTAATCGTTTGACCTGTTACTGGATTGGCCTTCAGTATCTTAAAATGAGCCACCCCAAAATAAGGAAT is a genomic window containing:
- a CDS encoding 2,4'-dihydroxyacetophenone dioxygenase family protein codes for the protein MSNAKAVEVYDASNICPDDLPWIPYFGVAHFKILKANPVTGQTITLLKVPAGTQLPTHFHPGTVIVYTVKGSWRYMENNWVSKAGDVVYEPAGSKHTPESVGDEEVITLNIVEATLDYLNENGEIIARDNWESFLQKYHDHCAAEGITPIDVTKF